Proteins encoded in a region of the Quercus lobata isolate SW786 chromosome 8, ValleyOak3.0 Primary Assembly, whole genome shotgun sequence genome:
- the LOC115954879 gene encoding ribonuclease 3-like protein 2 isoform X2: MLSLTPILLMKIGEFADEVNEEDDIVLHGSIKAPKILADIVESLAAAIYFDLKFDLEELWRIFRDLLEPIVTPKVLQQQPHPITTLNEQCQKQGREVYIKPWREGAKHIATVYVHGVSIASGSSDQSKDIAKLNAAKQALFELSKSMLTNIGRLDFSFGLNKSFEIELAKQKLNEVCQKKRWPTPIYRIEKEEGQKYVCSVQIPIDGGLTIEGEEKLGKKEAKNSAASCIIRALLESNKI; the protein is encoded by the exons ATTGGCGAGTTTGCTGATGAAGTCAATGAGGAAGACGACATCGTTTTACATGGATCAATTAAAGCCCCAAAGATTCTTGCTGACATCGTAGAGTCTTTGGCAGCAGCTATATATTTTGATCTCAAATTCGACCTGGAAGAATTATGGAGG ATCTTTAGGGATCTCTTGGAACCTATTGTCACACCTAAAGTCTTGCAACAACAACCCCACCCTATTACGACATTGAAtgaacagtgtcaaaagcaGGGGAGGGAAGTTTACATTAAGCCATGGAGGGAAGGGGCAAAGCATATTGCTACTGTATATGTCCATGGTGTGTCTATTGCCTCAGGTTCTTCTGATCAATCTAAGGACATTGCAAAGCTTAATGCAGCAAAGCAAGCATTGTTCGAGTTATCGAAATCTATGCTCACTAACATTGGGAggttagatttttcttttgggctcAATAAGTCATTTGAGATCGAATTAGCAAAGCAAAAGTTAAATGAGGTTTGTCAGAAGAAAAGGTGGCCTACACCTATTTACAG GATTGAGAAGGAAGAGGGTCAGAAATATGTCTGTTCTGTTCAAATACCTATAGATGGTGGTTTGACTATTGAGGGAGAAGAAAAGTTAggaaaaaaggaagcaaaaaatTCTGCTGCTTCATGTATTATCCGTGCCTTATTAGAgtctaataaaatataa
- the LOC115954879 gene encoding ribonuclease 3-like protein 2 isoform X1, translated as MLSLTPILLMKIGEFADEVNEEDDIVLHGSIKAPKILADIVESLAAAIYFDLKFDLEELWRVRILLLFSYQAKMICLFSFSCFGHLVSLSPSLSLLILNSSLVVLYLKIFRDLLEPIVTPKVLQQQPHPITTLNEQCQKQGREVYIKPWREGAKHIATVYVHGVSIASGSSDQSKDIAKLNAAKQALFELSKSMLTNIGRLDFSFGLNKSFEIELAKQKLNEVCQKKRWPTPIYRIEKEEGQKYVCSVQIPIDGGLTIEGEEKLGKKEAKNSAASCIIRALLESNKI; from the exons ATTGGCGAGTTTGCTGATGAAGTCAATGAGGAAGACGACATCGTTTTACATGGATCAATTAAAGCCCCAAAGATTCTTGCTGACATCGTAGAGTCTTTGGCAGCAGCTATATATTTTGATCTCAAATTCGACCTGGAAGAATTATGGAGGGTGCGCATCTTACTTCTCTTTTCTTATCAAGCAAAAAtgatttgtcttttttctttttcttgttttggacatttagtctctctctctccctctctctctctcttgatatTGAATTCATCATTGGTTGTTTTATATTTGAAGATCTTTAGGGATCTCTTGGAACCTATTGTCACACCTAAAGTCTTGCAACAACAACCCCACCCTATTACGACATTGAAtgaacagtgtcaaaagcaGGGGAGGGAAGTTTACATTAAGCCATGGAGGGAAGGGGCAAAGCATATTGCTACTGTATATGTCCATGGTGTGTCTATTGCCTCAGGTTCTTCTGATCAATCTAAGGACATTGCAAAGCTTAATGCAGCAAAGCAAGCATTGTTCGAGTTATCGAAATCTATGCTCACTAACATTGGGAggttagatttttcttttgggctcAATAAGTCATTTGAGATCGAATTAGCAAAGCAAAAGTTAAATGAGGTTTGTCAGAAGAAAAGGTGGCCTACACCTATTTACAG GATTGAGAAGGAAGAGGGTCAGAAATATGTCTGTTCTGTTCAAATACCTATAGATGGTGGTTTGACTATTGAGGGAGAAGAAAAGTTAggaaaaaaggaagcaaaaaatTCTGCTGCTTCATGTATTATCCGTGCCTTATTAGAgtctaataaaatataa